In the Alkaliphilus oremlandii OhILAs genome, one interval contains:
- the ytvI gene encoding sporulation integral membrane protein YtvI, with amino-acid sequence MNLTLDDKKRFIINTIYTAIIIGLIYLAFKHVLGWVMPFIIGFFIAYLLKPMADFIERSTKIKNKSVSIFVISFFYVVVIGVASFLVINLWRLIYEFINLFPTLYIDSIEPMIAAANDWIISFINNLSPEVAALISDVFDNVLSMVTQVVSSLSKIVLFSITGIAQKIPIYFITLLFSIICSVLITMDYDNVSAFLNRQIPKSIRSILSDVKKILVDTIFKMAKAYFILLFIAFIEMCIGFMILGIDHAIPIASIIAILDIIPLIGIGGILIPWGIYEIIIGQSTVGIGLLIIYLISYILRNTLEPKIVGKQIGLNSLVTFVSMFVGFKTFGFIGFMTAPIVAIIIKQLNDSNKIKFYH; translated from the coding sequence ATGAACTTGACGTTGGACGATAAGAAACGTTTTATTATCAATACAATTTATACTGCAATTATCATAGGTCTGATCTATCTTGCTTTTAAGCATGTACTCGGCTGGGTGATGCCATTTATCATTGGTTTTTTTATTGCCTATCTATTAAAGCCTATGGCAGATTTTATTGAGCGTTCTACTAAAATCAAAAATAAAAGTGTGTCTATTTTTGTCATTTCATTTTTTTATGTCGTTGTAATCGGTGTTGCAAGTTTTCTTGTGATTAATTTATGGCGATTGATCTATGAATTTATCAATTTATTTCCAACTTTATATATCGACAGCATAGAGCCTATGATTGCGGCCGCAAATGATTGGATCATATCCTTTATCAACAATCTTTCTCCTGAAGTTGCTGCATTGATATCGGATGTGTTTGATAATGTACTATCTATGGTGACGCAAGTCGTAAGTAGTCTTTCTAAGATTGTACTGTTCAGTATCACAGGAATTGCACAGAAAATACCGATTTACTTTATAACGCTTTTATTTTCCATCATCTGCTCCGTGTTAATAACCATGGACTACGATAATGTTTCAGCATTTTTAAATCGACAGATTCCTAAAAGTATCCGGAGCATTTTAAGTGATGTAAAAAAAATATTGGTAGATACCATCTTTAAAATGGCAAAAGCATATTTTATCTTATTATTTATCGCTTTTATAGAAATGTGCATCGGTTTTATGATCCTAGGAATTGACCATGCTATCCCCATTGCGTCGATCATTGCAATTTTAGATATTATTCCATTAATCGGAATTGGCGGAATCCTAATTCCTTGGGGTATTTATGAAATCATCATAGGGCAGAGTACAGTAGGAATCGGACTTTTAATCATCTATTTGATTTCCTATATACTGAGAAATACCCTGGAGCCAAAAATTGTTGGAAAGCAGATCGGACTAAACTCGTTGGTCACCTTTGTTTCTATGTTTGTAGGCTTCAAAACCTTTGGCTTTATTGGGTTTATGACAGCACCCATTGTGGCCATCATCATCAAGCAGTTGAATGATAGCAACAAGATAAAGTTTTATCATTAA
- a CDS encoding CCA tRNA nucleotidyltransferase produces the protein MIEISKIKIQIPKAVEQILDIFSINGYEGYIVGGCVRDSILNKSPQDWDICTNCTPEKMMELLSGFKVIPTGLKHGTVTVVIDHVGYEVTTYRVDGDYRDGRHPEKVQFTASLREDLKRRDFTINAMAYHHKDGLIDYHGGMEDLWNRKIKTVGNPLERFSEDYLRMLRAVRFSAQLDYTLEERTFQGIRALSHNIGKISTERIREELNKILMTEVPSRGLVLLHDTDLLKYILPELEVCVGFNQHSPHHDKDVFNHILSVVDQTEKDLILRLAALLHDIGKPETFSLDESGIGHFYRHHVASWKTAQKIMRRLKYDNRTIDQVLALVKEHMTRYEKLSDKAIKRLISRVNPSNMHRLFKLQIADIGGSSKRNDISDVLDLKRRAERILHEKQPLSIKDLEISGHHLMELGVPEGKKIGRILNELMEIVLENPELNTTNTLLQIAREKLN, from the coding sequence GTGATTGAAATTTCTAAAATAAAAATTCAAATACCGAAAGCGGTAGAACAGATATTGGATATATTCAGTATAAATGGTTATGAAGGATATATCGTTGGTGGATGCGTAAGGGACTCTATTTTAAATAAATCACCACAGGACTGGGATATCTGCACCAATTGTACACCGGAAAAAATGATGGAACTATTGAGTGGGTTTAAGGTCATCCCTACAGGTTTAAAGCATGGAACCGTAACGGTGGTAATTGACCATGTGGGCTATGAAGTAACTACCTACAGAGTGGATGGAGATTATAGGGATGGAAGACATCCGGAGAAAGTTCAGTTTACCGCCTCGTTAAGAGAGGACTTAAAGAGGCGAGATTTTACCATCAATGCAATGGCCTATCACCATAAAGATGGATTAATCGACTATCATGGCGGTATGGAAGACCTATGGAATCGGAAGATCAAAACCGTTGGAAACCCTCTGGAACGATTCAGCGAAGACTATTTGAGAATGTTAAGGGCAGTAAGGTTCTCCGCTCAGCTAGACTACACTTTAGAGGAGCGTACATTCCAAGGAATTCGAGCACTATCCCACAATATTGGGAAGATTAGTACAGAGCGAATTCGGGAAGAACTGAATAAAATCCTAATGACGGAGGTGCCATCAAGAGGGCTGGTGCTTTTACATGATACGGATCTTTTAAAATATATCCTACCCGAACTGGAAGTATGTGTGGGATTCAATCAGCATAGTCCCCACCACGACAAGGATGTTTTCAACCATATTCTCAGCGTAGTAGATCAGACTGAAAAGGACTTAATTTTAAGATTAGCTGCTCTATTACATGACATTGGAAAACCCGAAACCTTTAGCTTAGATGAAAGTGGCATTGGACATTTTTATCGGCACCATGTAGCAAGCTGGAAGACGGCACAAAAGATAATGAGAAGGCTTAAATATGATAATCGTACAATAGATCAAGTCTTGGCCTTGGTTAAGGAACATATGACAAGGTATGAAAAATTATCCGATAAAGCCATCAAAAGGTTGATCAGCAGGGTGAACCCTTCGAATATGCACCGATTATTTAAGCTTCAGATTGCAGATATTGGCGGTTCTTCTAAGAGGAATGATATCAGTGATGTACTGGATTTAAAAAGGAGAGCTGAACGGATACTCCATGAGAAACAGCCTTTATCCATAAAGGATTTAGAGATTAGTGGACACCACTTGATGGAATTGGGCGTACCGGAGGGAAAAAAAATTGGAAGAATATTAAATGAACTAATGGAAATCGTATTAGAAAATCCGGAACTAAACACAACCAATACCTTATTACAAATTGCTAGAGAAAAATTAAACTAA
- a CDS encoding DUF418 domain-containing protein: MLKSIEEKERIIEIDIIRGIAILGIFFVNLPEMLVAPMVSIKYMGMDGWVRLIYNMLIQTKFYTIFSFLFGLGFYIFMSRAEARGDKMYKLFFRRLFFLFIFGGIHFILFWHGDILNTYALIGIWLLLFYNKKPKTILTWAVVLLCIAFALNVIIYSPTVLEQISTTALLQEELPVYNYLRSFTDNFLLRVNLFGTQAVANGIILTPEILSLFLIGLYVGKKDVFSRIEELAGILRKMQIVSLIVSVLCFIPMVKLYLESSTYRQLDQYFFVWFSGKTMAIFYVTTILLLLRKEKWRKRLKSFSYVGKMALTNYIGQTVVSIFVFSMVFKNTAKIPLWVGLLYCPIFYIGQIQFSKWWLSTHKMGPLEWLWRYATYYNKTKKNE, from the coding sequence GTGCTAAAATCCATAGAGGAAAAGGAAAGAATTATAGAGATTGATATCATTCGAGGGATTGCAATTTTAGGTATATTTTTTGTCAACCTACCAGAAATGTTGGTAGCACCCATGGTGTCCATTAAATACATGGGTATGGATGGGTGGGTTCGATTGATTTATAATATGTTGATACAGACAAAGTTCTACACCATCTTTTCCTTCTTATTCGGTCTAGGCTTTTACATTTTTATGAGTAGGGCAGAGGCTAGAGGCGATAAAATGTACAAATTATTTTTTAGAAGATTATTCTTCCTGTTTATATTTGGAGGGATTCATTTTATTTTGTTCTGGCATGGTGATATTTTAAACACCTACGCATTAATCGGAATATGGCTCCTTTTATTTTATAACAAAAAACCAAAGACCATACTGACTTGGGCCGTGGTGCTGTTATGTATTGCCTTTGCTTTGAATGTCATCATATATTCACCGACTGTACTAGAACAAATTTCTACAACGGCATTATTGCAAGAGGAATTACCGGTGTACAATTATTTGCGAAGCTTTACAGATAATTTCCTATTGAGGGTCAACTTATTTGGAACACAAGCAGTTGCCAATGGCATCATCCTTACTCCAGAAATCCTATCTTTATTTTTAATCGGTCTCTATGTAGGCAAGAAAGATGTATTTTCTAGGATCGAAGAATTGGCTGGCATATTGAGAAAGATGCAAATCGTATCTTTAATCGTATCTGTATTATGTTTTATTCCGATGGTTAAGCTATACTTAGAATCCTCTACATACCGACAGCTCGATCAATATTTTTTTGTTTGGTTCAGTGGAAAAACCATGGCAATTTTTTATGTAACGACAATATTATTGCTTCTGAGAAAGGAAAAGTGGCGTAAGAGATTAAAGTCATTTAGCTATGTTGGAAAAATGGCATTGACCAATTACATTGGACAGACCGTAGTTAGTATTTTTGTTTTTTCTATGGTATTTAAAAATACAGCAAAGATCCCACTATGGGTAGGGCTTTTATATTGTCCCATTTTTTATATAGGGCAGATTCAATTTAGTAAGTGGTGGTTGTCTACACATAAAATGGGGCCACTGGAATGGCTATGGAGATATGCTACTTACTATAATAAAACAAAGAAAAATGAATGA
- a CDS encoding methyl-accepting chemotaxis protein encodes MREKKTSIRAKIFFVVIITVIVAFAGVAGIIYNNIKNTLVHNIKQELDYARENIAMRTLEILNTADTNIEQLDINQYIKDFLEEDMTQETVKEAGGYRNLVNTLLRIKETNGDILNIYIGVGKINHLITHDEFVTAPDYSTVDRSWYKEAVKTKDTAITDPYIDAITGDLVVTVSRPIYNDKKEIVAVAGIDITLERISEIMSNFKYGESGYSILLDGQSRFVHHNNKAMILEKKIEALGNGWEHVAEIIKSGTPYTDKFLIEKEETYISYTPIGTSQWDAVLVVPAEEAEATLIAFRNIFILSISLAVVVLAVALYLLTNGILKPIPALLEAYEKAKDGDLRVKAKTFSTDEISRLANGFNQMIDSQRTVITNIMNETNHIIEAIDNTKQNIHHLNGSIEEVSATTEELSAGMEETAASMEEMNATSVEIENALGSMAKQIEEGLESAKEISHRAENLKNNAMTSSETANRMYEETQGKLVKAISDSKAIEEIKVLSDAILMITSQTNLLALNAAIEAARAGEAGRGFAVVADEIRKLAEDSQRAVTKIQDTTTVVLEAVDNLVESSEQILGFMDQQVIKDYKILAETGEQYSKDALYVENILKNFTVTSEHVLASTEAMRTAINEVTMATNEGADGTTNIAQINSDIMGMSNEIVGEIEGITEGLEKLVQSVSRFSV; translated from the coding sequence ATGAGGGAGAAAAAAACAAGTATCAGAGCTAAAATATTTTTTGTTGTCATAATTACTGTAATTGTTGCTTTTGCTGGAGTAGCTGGAATCATTTATAATAATATTAAAAACACCCTAGTACATAATATTAAACAAGAATTAGACTATGCTAGAGAAAATATTGCCATGAGAACCTTGGAGATTTTAAACACTGCCGATACCAATATTGAACAATTAGATATCAATCAATACATCAAGGACTTTCTAGAAGAAGATATGACCCAAGAGACTGTTAAGGAGGCTGGAGGGTATAGAAACTTAGTAAATACTTTACTAAGAATCAAAGAAACCAATGGGGATATACTCAATATTTATATAGGGGTAGGAAAGATTAATCATTTAATTACCCATGATGAATTTGTAACGGCTCCAGACTACAGCACTGTAGATAGAAGCTGGTACAAAGAGGCTGTAAAGACAAAAGACACTGCTATTACAGACCCATATATCGATGCAATCACTGGAGATCTGGTAGTGACTGTAAGCAGGCCTATTTATAATGATAAGAAAGAGATTGTTGCAGTTGCTGGAATTGATATTACATTAGAGCGAATATCTGAAATTATGAGTAATTTTAAATACGGAGAGAGTGGATATTCGATTCTTTTAGATGGCCAGTCCAGATTTGTGCATCACAATAATAAAGCAATGATCCTGGAAAAGAAGATCGAGGCGTTGGGCAATGGCTGGGAGCATGTAGCGGAAATTATTAAATCTGGGACGCCCTACACGGATAAATTCCTCATAGAGAAGGAAGAAACATATATATCCTATACGCCCATTGGAACAAGTCAATGGGATGCTGTATTGGTGGTTCCTGCTGAGGAAGCAGAGGCAACACTGATTGCATTTCGTAATATCTTTATCCTTAGTATATCCCTAGCAGTTGTGGTATTAGCAGTTGCTCTTTATTTATTAACCAATGGAATTTTAAAGCCAATCCCTGCATTATTAGAGGCTTATGAAAAAGCCAAGGATGGAGATTTGAGAGTGAAAGCAAAGACTTTTTCAACGGATGAAATCAGTAGATTAGCAAATGGTTTCAATCAGATGATCGATTCGCAGAGAACGGTGATTACGAATATTATGAATGAAACCAATCATATCATAGAGGCAATTGATAATACAAAGCAGAATATCCATCATCTCAATGGAAGCATTGAAGAAGTTTCTGCAACGACAGAGGAACTTTCAGCAGGAATGGAAGAAACGGCAGCATCCATGGAGGAAATGAATGCAACTTCTGTTGAGATAGAAAATGCTCTTGGAAGCATGGCAAAGCAGATTGAAGAAGGCTTAGAGTCGGCGAAGGAAATCAGTCATAGAGCAGAGAACTTAAAAAATAACGCTATGACCTCTTCAGAAACTGCAAATCGGATGTATGAAGAAACCCAGGGAAAATTGGTGAAGGCGATTTCAGACTCAAAGGCCATTGAAGAAATCAAGGTTCTTTCTGATGCAATCCTAATGATCACCTCCCAGACGAATTTATTGGCGCTGAATGCAGCCATCGAAGCGGCTAGAGCAGGGGAAGCAGGCAGAGGTTTTGCTGTAGTAGCCGATGAGATTCGGAAGCTTGCAGAGGATTCGCAAAGGGCTGTTACGAAAATTCAAGACACAACTACTGTGGTTCTAGAAGCTGTAGATAATCTTGTTGAAAGCTCGGAACAAATCTTAGGATTTATGGATCAGCAGGTAATTAAGGATTACAAGATCCTAGCGGAAACAGGGGAGCAATACAGTAAAGATGCCCTGTATGTAGAAAATATACTGAAGAATTTCACCGTCACATCGGAGCATGTATTAGCTTCTACAGAAGCCATGCGAACGGCAATTAATGAAGTCACCATGGCTACCAATGAAGGTGCGGATGGGACAACGAATATTGCACAAATAAACTCGGATATTATGGGAATGTCCAATGAAATCGTAGGTGAGATTGAAGGAATCACAGAAGGATTAGAAAAATTGGTACAGTCTGTTTCAAGGTTTAGTGTTTAA
- a CDS encoding prolyl-tRNA synthetase associated domain-containing protein, translated as MDIREKKVYETLDMLNIVYDRYTHPAVYTIAEIEEHELKGDNIAHCKNLFLRNSKGDQHYLVVIESSKKTSTKDLAKQIGSTRLSFASPDRMEQYLGLEPGAVSPFGLINDENKEVVLLIDKDLQKREKITFHPNINTASITITYEDFQRYVQWCSNTVQYVDVE; from the coding sequence ATGGATATCAGAGAAAAAAAGGTTTACGAAACACTGGATATGTTAAATATTGTTTATGATAGATATACTCATCCCGCTGTATATACCATTGCGGAGATCGAAGAACACGAATTAAAGGGTGATAACATCGCCCATTGTAAAAATTTATTCTTGCGTAATTCCAAGGGAGACCAACATTATTTAGTGGTGATTGAAAGTAGTAAAAAAACAAGTACGAAGGATTTAGCAAAACAGATTGGTAGCACTAGATTAAGCTTTGCATCTCCAGATAGAATGGAGCAGTATCTTGGACTTGAACCGGGAGCCGTTTCTCCATTTGGTTTGATTAACGATGAGAATAAAGAAGTGGTGTTATTAATTGATAAGGACTTACAGAAAAGAGAGAAGATAACCTTTCATCCAAATATCAATACAGCAAGTATTACGATTACCTATGAGGATTTTCAAAGATATGTTCAATGGTGTAGCAATACTGTGCAATATGTAGATGTGGAGTGA
- the ccsB gene encoding c-type cytochrome biogenesis protein CcsB: MLGENQSFFISVVLYSFATMAYFIFFVFRKEKLSNYGSIFLKIGLVFHTISLVTRTVTASRLPISNQYEFAISFAWGISIFYLIFEKKYRYQILGTFATPIILILIYYAAMQSKDIRPLMPALQSNWIVVHVVTAIFSYGAFAIACAISLIYLIRDHLHHDSFIINHIPSAELLDIMSYRAIAIGFLSLTFVIVTGAIWAEKAWGRYWQWDPKETWSFITWVIYSIYLHVRLSKGWAGKKAAWFSIAGFASILFTYIGVNTILAGYHSYSLIFLPPLF, encoded by the coding sequence ATGTTAGGAGAAAATCAGAGTTTTTTTATATCAGTAGTATTATACAGCTTCGCTACAATGGCGTATTTTATTTTTTTCGTTTTTAGAAAGGAAAAATTAAGTAATTATGGGAGTATTTTTTTAAAAATAGGACTGGTTTTTCATACCATTTCTCTAGTCACTAGAACCGTGACTGCCAGTAGATTGCCAATCAGCAATCAATACGAATTTGCTATAAGTTTTGCTTGGGGAATCAGCATATTTTATTTGATATTTGAAAAAAAATATCGTTATCAAATATTAGGAACCTTCGCTACACCCATCATCCTGATATTGATTTATTATGCGGCGATGCAATCCAAAGATATTCGGCCTTTAATGCCCGCTCTTCAAAGCAATTGGATTGTGGTTCATGTTGTAACAGCCATATTTAGCTACGGTGCCTTTGCAATCGCCTGTGCAATTTCTCTCATTTACCTTATTCGAGATCACCTACACCATGATTCCTTTATAATCAATCATATCCCCAGTGCAGAGCTTTTAGATATTATGAGCTATCGAGCCATTGCTATTGGCTTTCTAAGTCTGACCTTCGTCATTGTAACCGGTGCTATTTGGGCAGAAAAAGCTTGGGGTAGATACTGGCAATGGGACCCTAAAGAAACCTGGTCCTTTATAACATGGGTAATTTATTCTATTTACTTACATGTAAGATTATCTAAGGGGTGGGCGGGTAAAAAAGCTGCTTGGTTTTCTATTGCTGGATTTGCTTCCATATTGTTTACCTATATCGGTGTCAATACTATTTTAGCAGGATATCATTCCTATTCACTTATTTTTCTTCCACCTTTATTCTAA
- a CDS encoding C-GCAxxG-C-C family protein: protein MEKNNFKARSYSRREMIQKIGKSAVGVAMLGTIPTLLSACASETAQLPSKEVLNYKYVEASKDAPSYPYAYQKLDVATAIERGHAGYYNKGGCCRGVADAIIGQLGDSAGYPFNQIPIDMFANGTTGYGIGSLCGSLGGAVAAIGLVCEPEDAKAVTKELFDWYQKTEFPIYQPDMKLETTVANSVNCIDSVSKFMEKAGVAMNDPKRKERCACLTGDVAGKTVELLNKHFGV, encoded by the coding sequence ATGGAAAAAAATAATTTTAAAGCTAGGAGCTATTCAAGGAGAGAAATGATTCAAAAAATCGGAAAATCAGCGGTAGGCGTAGCGATGTTAGGTACAATTCCAACACTATTATCTGCTTGTGCAAGTGAAACAGCTCAGCTCCCTTCTAAAGAAGTATTAAATTATAAATACGTTGAAGCCAGTAAGGATGCACCATCCTATCCTTATGCATATCAAAAACTAGATGTTGCAACTGCAATTGAGCGGGGGCACGCAGGATACTATAATAAAGGGGGCTGCTGTAGAGGCGTTGCAGACGCAATAATAGGTCAATTAGGGGATAGTGCTGGATATCCATTTAATCAAATTCCTATAGATATGTTTGCCAATGGTACCACCGGCTATGGAATAGGATCACTTTGTGGATCATTAGGAGGAGCAGTTGCAGCGATTGGTCTTGTATGTGAACCAGAGGATGCAAAGGCGGTTACAAAGGAATTATTTGATTGGTACCAAAAAACAGAATTTCCAATATATCAGCCAGATATGAAGTTAGAAACAACAGTTGCTAATTCAGTTAATTGCATTGATTCCGTCAGTAAGTTTATGGAAAAAGCAGGTGTAGCCATGAATGATCCAAAAAGAAAAGAAAGATGTGCCTGTTTAACTGGAGATGTTGCAGGTAAAACCGTTGAGCTATTAAACAAACACTTTGGAGTTTAG
- a CDS encoding MBL fold metallo-hydrolase RNA specificity domain-containing protein, whose product MKIEFLGAAKLVTGSNILVTTGKYKVLLDCGLFQGSEDLEELNKEKFHFDPSDIDFLLLSHSHIDHSGRIPKLVKEGFRGKIYCTKATKDLCEIMLVDSAHIQVSDTEWENRKGKRSGKAPVEPLYTVEDALLSLRYFESVLYDQKVQINEEISVRFRDAGHILGSSIVELWIEENDDTVKIVFSGDLGMRNKPLIHDPEFIEEADYLILESTYGNRTHENVEKRVEKLVDVINKTVLRGGTVLIPSFAVGRTQELIYELKQYYENNKELEQFMRVPIYIDSPMAISATQIFKRNSYAFNDTAKELILSGDNPLDFENLYFVRDYKESMALNNSDFPKVIISASGMCTAGRIRHHLKHNLWKAKNSVVFVGYQAVGTLGRILKDGATSVKILGENIAVLAEIHSIEGFSGHIDQPGILDWLQGFKKKPKKIFLVHGEEDSLSTLSELINERYNIPTVIPNMGYTFEIEKDVLKAHSGELLEPIQRKENIKKELQEVYDQFENLSSQTNKLIDDALLERNYDALKNKLIDLQQELLDLGMILSNKKK is encoded by the coding sequence ATGAAAATTGAATTTTTAGGTGCAGCAAAACTTGTTACAGGTTCCAACATATTAGTGACCACAGGTAAGTATAAGGTCTTATTGGACTGTGGATTATTTCAGGGAAGTGAAGATTTAGAGGAGCTCAACAAAGAAAAATTTCATTTCGACCCATCGGATATTGACTTTTTACTATTGAGTCATTCCCATATCGATCACAGTGGTAGAATTCCAAAGCTGGTGAAAGAAGGTTTCAGGGGAAAGATCTATTGTACGAAAGCCACGAAGGATTTATGTGAGATTATGTTAGTGGATAGCGCTCATATTCAAGTAAGTGATACAGAATGGGAAAATAGAAAAGGGAAGCGTTCTGGAAAAGCACCTGTGGAACCTTTGTATACTGTAGAGGATGCCTTATTAAGTCTCCGATATTTTGAATCCGTGCTATACGATCAGAAAGTACAAATCAACGAAGAAATCTCCGTTCGGTTTCGAGATGCAGGTCATATCCTAGGCTCTTCCATAGTGGAGCTATGGATTGAGGAAAATGATGATACTGTAAAAATAGTTTTTTCTGGCGATCTCGGTATGCGCAATAAGCCACTGATCCATGATCCTGAGTTCATAGAGGAAGCAGATTACCTTATTCTGGAGTCCACCTACGGTAATAGAACCCATGAAAATGTAGAGAAAAGAGTAGAAAAGCTTGTCGATGTGATTAATAAAACAGTGTTAAGAGGTGGAACCGTATTGATTCCTTCCTTCGCTGTAGGAAGAACCCAAGAGCTAATTTACGAGTTAAAACAGTATTATGAGAATAATAAGGAACTGGAACAATTTATGAGGGTACCGATTTACATCGATAGCCCTATGGCAATTTCTGCGACACAAATTTTCAAAAGAAATTCCTATGCTTTTAATGACACTGCAAAAGAGCTCATCTTAAGTGGTGACAATCCTTTAGATTTTGAAAATCTTTATTTTGTTCGGGACTATAAAGAATCTATGGCCCTAAATAATTCAGATTTTCCTAAAGTGATCATCTCTGCCAGTGGTATGTGTACTGCCGGGAGAATTCGCCACCATTTAAAGCATAATCTATGGAAAGCTAAAAATAGTGTTGTTTTCGTCGGATATCAAGCAGTTGGGACTTTAGGGCGTATTTTAAAAGATGGTGCAACATCGGTAAAAATTTTAGGAGAAAATATTGCAGTGCTGGCTGAAATTCATAGTATTGAAGGGTTTTCTGGGCATATCGATCAGCCCGGCATTTTAGACTGGCTCCAAGGTTTTAAGAAAAAACCGAAAAAAATCTTCCTTGTTCACGGTGAAGAAGATTCCTTAAGCACCCTTTCGGAGCTAATCAATGAAAGATACAATATTCCTACTGTCATTCCGAATATGGGCTATACTTTTGAAATAGAGAAGGATGTGCTGAAAGCTCACTCTGGTGAACTATTAGAGCCGATTCAACGAAAAGAAAATATCAAGAAGGAATTGCAAGAAGTATACGATCAATTTGAAAATCTTTCTTCACAAACGAATAAATTGATTGATGATGCTCTCCTAGAAAGAAACTATGATGCATTGAAAAATAAACTGATTGATCTACAGCAAGAGCTTCTAGACTTAGGTATGATCCTTAGCAATAAAAAGAAATAA